A window of the Gossypium hirsutum isolate 1008001.06 chromosome A05, Gossypium_hirsutum_v2.1, whole genome shotgun sequence genome harbors these coding sequences:
- the LOC107957770 gene encoding protein PHOSPHATE-INDUCED 1, producing MAFLATFNFVLFLIVLASLLHFTADARRLVESDQPDQPLLFQYHNGPLLSGKISVNLIWYGKFKPSQRAVVYDFVTSVASSKPTIAQPSVATWWKATEKYYQLSKKPYSLAISLGSQILDDNYSLGKSLTNQQIMELASNGGQKNAINVVLTSADVAVEGFCSSRCGTHGSGLGGSSKGLNSKFAYIWVGNSETQCPGQCAWPFHQPIYGPQNPPLVAPNNDVGLDGMVINLASLLAGTVTNPFGNGYYQGPKEAPLEAASACPGIYGKGAYPGYAGDVPVDATTGANYNAHGVNGRKYLLPALFDPATSTCSTLA from the coding sequence ATGGCTTTTTTGGCTACATTTAATTTTGTTCTGTTTCTTATTGTCTTGGCCTCTTTGCTACATTTCACCGCCGATGCAAGGAGGCTCGTTGAGTCAGACCAACCTGACCAGCCTTTGCTCTTCCAATACCACAATGGTCCTCTTCTGTCTGGGAAAATCTCTGTTAATCTTATTTGGTACGGCAAGTTCAAGCCTTCTCAACGTGCGGTTGTGTACGATTTCGTCACTTCCGTTGCGTCTTCCAAGCCTACAATAGCTCAGCCCTCGGTCGCCACATGGTGGAAAGCCACAGAGAAGTACTATCAGCTCAGCAAGAAACCTTATTCTCTTGCCATCTCATTGGGTTCACAAATCCTCGACGATAACTACTCTTTGGGAAAGTCGCTAACAAATCAACAGATCATGGAATTAGCATCAAATGGTGGTCAGAAAAACGCCATTAACGTTGTTTTGACATCAGCTGACGTGGCTGTCGAAGGGTTCTGCTCAAGCAGGTGTGGAACCCATGGTTCAGGTTTGGGCGGATCAAGCAAGGGTCTCAACAGTAAGTTCGCTTATATTTGGGTTGGTAACTCCGAGACACAGTGCCCAGGTCAATGCGCATGGCCATTCCACCAGCCCATCTACGGACCACAGAACCCACCTTTGGTTGCACCCAACAATGATGTCGGTCTTGATGGGATGGTGATCAACCTGGCTAGCCTCTTGGCTGGGACAGTGACCAACCCGTTTGGAAATGGGTACTACCAAGGTCCAAAAGAGGCACCACTGGAGGCTGCATCTGCTTGTCCCGGTATTTATGGTAAAGGAGCATACCCAGGCTATGCTGGAGACGTTCCGGTGGACGCCACAACTGGCGCTAACTACAACGCACATGGTGTGAATGGGAGAAAGTATCTGCTTCCTGCTTTGTTTGACCCTGCAACCTCAACTTGCTCTACACTGGCTTGA
- the LOC107957769 gene encoding protein PHOSPHATE-INDUCED 1 produces the protein MASFLTQSVLKLFLVISLFQISLAVRKLSEVVQDQPQLLTYHNGPLLSGKITINLIWYGKFKPSERAIVSDFVTSLSSTAPSQSNRPSVAQWWKTTEKYYHLTSKKSSLSLSLGKQILDDKYSLGKSLKNKQIVELASMGDQKNAINVVLTASDVAVEGFCMSRCGTHGSALGSTDGLVKAKKHSKFAYIWVGNSQTQCPGQCAWPFHQPIYGPQSAPLIAPNNNVGLDGMVINLASLFAGTVTNPFGNGYFQGPAEAPLEASSACPGIYGKGAYPGYAGNLLVDPTTGASYNARGNNGRKYLLPALYDPSTSSCSTLV, from the coding sequence ATGGCTTCTTTCCTTACTCAAAGTGTCCTCAAACTTTTCCTTGTCATCTCTTTGTTTCAAATCTCTTTGGCCGTTAGGAAGCTGAGTGAAGTGGTGCAAGACCAGCCTCAGCTCTTGACATACCACAATGGTCCCCTTCTTTCTGGCAAAATTACTATCAATTTGATTTGGTATGGCAAGTTCAAGCCTTCCGAGAGGGCTATTGTCTCTGATTTTGTCACCTCCCTTTCCTCCACGGCTCCATCGCAAAGCAACCGGCCTTCGGTTGCCCAATGGTGGAAAACCACTGAGAAATACTACCACCTCACCTCCAAGAAATCTTCCCTTTCCCTGTCTTTGGGAAAGCAGATTCTTGACGACAAGTATTCGCTTGGCAAATCACTCAAAAACAAACAAATCGTTGAGCTAGCTTCAATGGGTGACCAAAAGAATGCTATCAACGTTGTTTTAACAGCATCTGATGTTGCTGTTGAAGGGTTCTGCATGAGCCGCTGTGGGACTCATGGCTCTGCCTTGGGCTCCACCGATGGTCTCGTCAAGGCCAAGAAGCACTCCAAGTTCGCTTACATTTGGGTGGGTAACTCCCAGACCCAGTGCCCCGGTCAATGTGCCTGGCCGTTCCACCAGCCAATCTACGGACCACAAAGCGCGCCTTTGATTGCACCAAACAACAACGTGGGTCTTGATGGCATGGTTATAAACTTGGCTAGCCTCTTTGCCGGGACCGTCACGAACCCTTTCGGAAATGGTTACTTCCAAGGCCCAGCTGAGGCACCATTGGAGGCTTCATCGGCTTGTCCTGGAATTTATGGTAAAGGGGCTTATCCAGGCTATGCAGGAAACCTACTTGTAGACCCTACAACTGGCGCTAGCTACAATGCTCGTGGTAACAACGGAAGGAAATACTTGCTTCCTGCTTTATATGATCCTTCTACATCATCTTGCTCAACTTTGGTCTAA